The sequence below is a genomic window from Desulfobulbus oligotrophicus.
TGGACTGGTAATTACTCCCGGTAAATTTCCAATCTACAAAAGCGCTGATATGGCTGGCGAGGCTGAACATCGGGCCAAAAAACACGAAACTACTTTTAAAAATGGTCGCCTGACAGATAAGGCATCGATAACATTTCTGGAAACTCCCATGCACTGGCAAGAGTTTGAAATACTCAGCCGGCTGTATACCAAAGTGCTGATCATAGCACAAAATCCGCAACACGCTTCATTGGTACGACGTCTACGCGATATCGCCGCCTCTTGGCGGGAAAGCTGCGCCTATCTGCAGCAGCAAGACCGTCTTTCCATAGACGCAATCAAAAATCAGTTACAGGCAGAAAAGTGGCGTTGGCGCATGGTATACACCCTGGCTCGTTACGCTGCAGGAAAACCATCCTTATCGCAGACTATTCAGGAACTACAGCAGTTTATCACATCAGAAGTGGGCACAACAGATCGTCAGGGTATCGAACTCCTTGGCGTGCTGGCACGATGGTGTGAGTTAAGACTTCGTAATGAAAAAATAAAGGAGACAGTATGAACCAACAAAACGTAAGGCAATGGGTGAACCATGGGCCTGACCTCGGACTACTGAAGATGACCGAACAACTCGGTAGCGAATTAGCTAAAGGATCAGGTGGTAAACTGACCACATCGCAGATACGGCAAGTCTTTACAAAACTAAAAGCTATAGAGGCAAAGGGATTTGACCTGTCTGAGCAGCGGCTGGCATTTATGATGCTCAAGCCTTTTCTTGCCTATGCCTCGGGCCGAGACAGTAGAAACGAAGCCCTAAAAACCTTCAAAAACACAATGACATGGGGCATTGATGCCGTCCTTGAAGGGGACAGCGAAACTGAAACACAACGGTTTAACCACTTCTGTAAACTGTTCGAGGCCGTACTGGCATACCACAGAGCCCATGGCGGAAAATAAAGGAGCACACAATGAGCGAAACACGATTACAGTTAACAAAAAAAATATTCATCAAAGGCCAGATTGAACTTCTCACCGGTATGCACATTGGCGGTTCCTCACTGGGGCTGTCGATCGGCGGTGCTGATAAAGTTGTGGTGCGAAACCCCTTAACAAACCTTCCCTATATTCCTGGTTCCTCACTCAAGGGGAAGATGCGCTCTTTACTGGAAAAAAGTCACGGCCTGATTGTTCCCAAACAAAATGATAATAAGGAGTGGGTGGGTAAACTCTGCGAAAATCCGGACGAAGATATCGTCCAGCTTTTCGGCTTTGCTGCAGACGTTGCAAAAAGTCGTGCAACTTACGCCCCCACCCGCTTAACCGTCCGCGACTGTATCCTCGTCAACATCGATGAGCTCGCCGAATCGGACCACACCGACATGTACTGCACAGAGGTCAAAACCGAAGTTTCCATCGACAGGCTGACCTCAGCGGCTAATCCGCGTAACTTTGAAAGGGTACCGGCAGGTGCCAGATTCAAGCTCGACCTGGTGCTCGATATCTATAATGTCGATGAAGATACCGACGATACCGATGCAACAAATGGTGATCCCCGCGCCAGACGTTTTGTCAAGCTGCTTCGAGAGGGGTTGCAACTTATTGAAGACGACTATCTCGGTGGTCAGGGAAGCCGCGGTTACGGGCAGGTTCGTTTTGTCATTGACTCCGTCAGTAAGCGCACCGCTGAAGACTACCGTAACGACAACATGGAAAAAACACCATCACAATACAAAGGCCTCTTCTCACCATTTACTCGCGAGGGTAGCCAATGAACCAAGTCTATCACCTGAACTTCACCACACCGGTGCACTTCGGGCTTGAAGGGATAGGCCAGGAACAGATTGATCATATTGTCCATTCCGACACCCTGTGGGGAGCAATCATTGATAAGTGGCTGCTCCTCCATGCGGATGATCCTGAAGAAGTATGCACATCCACCTCGTTTAACGTAAGTTCAACCTTTCCGCTCATCAACGGTACCCGTTTTTATCCGGTACCTCTGGGCGCTCTGAACAAGGTAATGGACGATGTTGCCCTCCTGGATGCTGGCATCAGCCCCCTTGAGCTCAAGGATATTAAAAAAATCCGCTACATCGAAGAAAACCTTTTTAAACGGATCCTGGCCGGAGAAGAACCGATACTAGCAGACCTGACCTCCGGCTCGGTCTATCCCTTTCCTTTTTCAACAAAAAAAGAGCAAAATCCAACCAGATGCTTTGCGCTTGAGATACAGCGTCCCCGGGTTATGGTAGATCAGCTAAACGGCGGTGTGCAGGCTGGAGCCTTTTTTTACAGCACAGACCAGTACTTCAACCAAAACTCAGGGCTGTTCTTTGTAGCCTCCTTTACCTCCCGGGCAGTTCGCGACAAATTTGAAGCTGCCCTGCGATTGCTGGGCGATGACGGCTTAGGGGCAGATCGCAGTGTTGGCCGGGGAACCTTTACCTTCACCGTATCGAACTGGCCCCTTACAACAGCGGACAATGCTGATGCGCATGTACTGCTCTCACTCTACTTCCCCACCGCCGAAGAGGTGAAAGACGGTGTGCTGTCCAGCCCGATAAGTGCCTACAAGCTTACCCGCCGCAGCGGCCACACCGGTGGTCATCGCGTCAGTCGATTTCGCCGTGCTGACTGCTGGATGCTGACCGAGGGTTCTGTACTTCCTTTTGCACCAGCAGGTCATGTCCCTTGCGTGTTGCCACAATCGGGAATAATCCCGCACAATGTCTACCGGTATGGACGGGCCTTTTGTGTGCCCTTTGTGCGCAGGAGGAAACAATGAAACAGGACCGATCAATACGTGAAACCTATCAACTCAACGTGCAGCTATTAACACCCGTGCATATTGGTTGCGGGAAGAACTACGTTCAAGATATCGATTACATTAAAAGCGGTCAGAAAGTATCTGTTTTCGATCAGAATAAACTGTTCGCAGAGGTTGCCGCCCTTGGGGAAACCGCTGTAAATGAGTTCACAGCTGCTGTAGAGGAGCAGCAAGTACACTCCTTTCTTAGAGAGAAAAAAATCAACCTGAACTCAATCACACTCTACTCCTTTTCCTGGTCAACAGAAAACAGGCTGGCCAGGATGCCAAGGGACATCAGGCGGTATATACGTGATGGTCTGGGTCGCCCGCTTATCCCCGGCTCTTCACTCAAGGGGCTGTTTCGTTCCGCTATTCTCTCTCGTCTGAATGAGGAAAATAAAAATCGAGAGGTAAAAAAACTGGTTGAGAAGATTAAAGTATCGTCTCAGAGCAAAAAACGATCAGACCTCAACCCCAAATATGCAGCTGATCCTGTACTACATGCCCTTCTTGGCAAAGATGCAAAATACAACCTCATGCGTTCACTCACTGTTTCCGACTGTGTGTTACCATCAAACGCCGTGCAGGTGGATGAGGCTTACGTAACGAGCTTAGAAACAGGTGCAACACGTTTTAAACGAAAAAAATGGAGCATGCTTATCGAACAGGTACGCCCGGGTGAATGTGCCATCGGTCAAATTTCTTTTGACCGGTTTTTGCAGGAACAGGCACAGGGTAAAGCAGTGTTCAACTTTCAAACTACCCTTAACCGTGACTGGCTGGTACAGGCTCTTCGGCAAAGAACCAGCAGATTTCTCGATGCTGAGCGTAAGTTTCTCCACGACAAGAATGGCGATGGTGTTAAGCAGTTGCAACAGTTTTACAACCAACTACAACGACAGATTGAACAACTAAAAGACAATGAAGCTATTGCTCAGTTTGCCTGGGGCAGCGGCTGGCAGGGAATGACCGGTGCATTACTGGCACCGGATGACCTGACCAGAGATGTGCGCACCGCGCTGCAATTGGCAAAACACCGTCTGAACTTTCCGTTTCCCAAAAGCCGAAGACTGAGCGGTGGTGATGAAGCAGCAAAGCCGATCGGGTGGGTCAAGCTCTCATTTATAAGCTCGGAGAACAATGATCCTCCGCAAGAAGAAGATCCAACCGCCACCGTTCGGAAATCTCTTGAAAAAATGAACATCATTCAAAACTGGGATCAGTTGAAAAGAGCTGCATCTGACTTGAATAAAGAAAACAACGAAAAGGAAGATGCCGTTGCCAAAGCTTTTAAGGAAGCTGCTTTACGAGTAAAAGCCAACTACCCTGACAAATGGACACCAGAGCGGGATAGTCAGGTCAAAGCCTGGCTTGCGCCCGCCGGCCTGACCTGGACAGACTCCACCACTGCCGATCCTGTAGAGGAAGAGCCTTCCGGCAGCCCCAACAGGATCACAGAGGCTGCCTTTAAAGACTATGGCGACTGGTTAAACCGTCACCAGGACTTTCAAATAAACGAACTGAACCAGGCAGAAGCAACAGCACTGCTCACTCTGTTTAAAGACTGGAATCTTGATAACAACAAGTCGTGGAGAAAAACACCGGCCAAAAAAGAGTGGTGGCAAGAGGTAAGAAAGAGGATACAACAGCTGAAGAAAACCGGCTGATCTCTTTAACCAGATGCGGTCCAGGGGCTGTTTCTGACGATCCCCCCTGGACCAACCGCACAACCACCTTGTGTAATGGTATGGTTTATCAGGATAAACTGCGATAGGATGGCACAAACAGACCACCTGTACAGACCGATTGGGGGACCACCACATGCCCGCACTCAAAGTTTCTATGATATTTCAAAATGTTACGATGATTTTCTCACTGTTTTATCACCGTTGCAAAACCCCGGACCCTCTTTTTAGGGGACATGCCCGAATTTGGCCGTGGGACCTGTTGATATCATGATCAAATTCAGGGTAAGAGTTGGAAGGAATGCCCCGATCAGAGGGGATTAAGACGGAAGGCTGTCCAGGGCTGGAGCCTCTTTTTAAGCTGTTGGAAGGAATGCCCCGATCAGAGGGGATTAAGACGATCAAAATTCATTGCGTTGAGCTGCGATGTGTTCAGTTGGAAGGAATGCCCCGATCAGAGGGGATTAAGACTCTCAGATAAGACAGCTGAGAAGAGACGTTTCTATGTTGGAAGGAATGCCCCGATCAGAGGGGATTAAGACTGACCGTTGAGCTGACTGTAATTAATTTCAAAATTCAGTTGGAAGGAATGCCCCGATCAGAGGGGATTAAGACTAGGTAAACAATTTTAGCGTCAGTAATGTAAACCTGGTTGGAAGGAATGCCCCGATCAGAGGGGATTAAGACACTGAGATTATTCTTAACCTCAATAACGCCGTCTTCGGTTGGAAGGAATGCCCCGATCAGAGGGGATTAAGACTTGCCGTCGGTTGTAATTGTGGTTGCGAATCCGTTCGTTGGAAGGAATGCCCCGATCAGAGGGGATTAAGACCCCTTCACAGATCTCTGGCGTTTGACCAATACCTGTGTTGGAAGGAATGCCCCGATCAGAGGGGATTAAGACCAGCTGTATCAGCGTGACCGATACAGCTACTTGGGATAGTTGGAAGGAATGCCCCGATCAGAGGGGATTAAGACATAACAAACCGCCACGTGGGGTACCGTCACCACGTGTTGGAAGGAATGCCCCGATCAGAGGGGATTAAGACACTTCGGCCCCTGCTGCAATCATAATCTCTCGAACGTGCGTTGGAAGGAATGCCCCGATCAGAGGGGATTAAGACTGGATTAACTTTCCGCTGGCAATGGCTTCTTTTAATGGTTGGAAGGAATGCCCCGATCAGAGGGGATTAAGACTTTTTGCAAATATTGAATTAGTATGACAGATACAACTGTTGGAAGGAATGCCCCGATCAGAGGGGATTAAGACGGTTTGTCCGCGGACTTACCGGAAGTTTCATTTGTTACGTTGGAAGGAATGCCCCGATCAGAGGGGATTAAGACTTGCGGACCGACCCGTGTCTGGATCGCGGCTGATGGGTTGGAAGGAATGCCCCGATCAGAGGGGATTAAGACCGGCAACCGTCTCCGTTTCATGATGTACATTAGTCGTTGGAAGGAATGCCCCGATCAGAGGGGATTAAGACCAATAGTTCTTGCAGTCGAGCGAAGGATTCCGAACGTTGGAAGGAATGCCCCGATCAGAGGGGATTAAGACCATTTGCTGTTTTGCCTCCTTGAAAAAGGGTTAATTGGGTTGGAAGGAATGCCCCGATCAGAGGGGATTAAGACTGAATTTTGTAGAATCTCTACATCCCCGCCTATATGAGTTGGAAGGAATGCCCCGATCAGAGGGGATTAAGACACTGTCTCGTGAGACAGTGGATGCTCCTGTGGGTTAGAGTTGGAAGGAATGCCCCGATTAGAGGGGATTAAGACATATTATCAATTCTATAAGATTATCAAATGATCTTGCGTTGGAAGGAATGCCCCGATTAGAGGGGATTAAGACGTGGCTGGGGCGGCCTTAATGATTTGTCGTGCCCTAGGTTGGAAGGAATGCCCCGATCAGAGGGGATTAAGACTTAAATTTTGCCCTGCAATCGATCAGGCCTTTTTGCAAGTTGGAAGGAATGCCCCGATCGGAGGGGATTAAGACTCGGCAATATACCGTTCGTTTCTCGAACCATTAGAATTAAACGTTGGAAGGAATGCCCCGATCAGAGGGGATTAAGACATGTAGCGGTAAGCGGTAAACATGAGTCCGATACCGATGTTGGAACAATTGCCCCGACCAGAGGGGATTGACTCTTTTTTCCACTTCTGCAACAGGTAACCGGTGCCGGTACATTATCATCCTGTACCAGCTGGTTGACGTCCCTTGGCAACCCTACTGTGCTTTTTTAGTCTTTTTTAACCTCCCTGCCGAAAAATCGCTTTTCTGCCCGTATTTCAAAATAAAGCCGCCGAACAGTCATCTACCTGCGGAGGTGTTATGGAAAATACAGCCAGAAAAATCGATACCCATGAACAGGCCAAAGTTGTCGGCCACATTCAACTCGACACCATCAAAACGACACAGGTGCCCCTTCCGGCTCAGACCGATACGTCGCCGACCGCCGGATCGTTTCTGACCCAGTGGACCAGCACTGCTGATGATGCCGATACCCTGCGCCGCGAACACCAGCGGGTGGTAACGGAAATTTCACTGTTACAGGCCGAAAATCGGTGGCAGGCCATTGTTGACCTCTTTCATCCGGTGGATGATAAGGTGCCGGAGCTTGTTGCTGCCGGGATGGAGACGGAAATCCGCAGCAAGGTGGCCTTTGCCCTTACGCGTCTGCAGCGCAATGACGAGGCCATACAGACATTGCAGCAGGCAATCAAACAGGAGCCGAACAGTGCGCTGCTCCACTACAACCTGGGCTATGCCGCCCTGAACGAACTGTTCACCGCCAAAACCGAGCGCCGCATTATTCCGGGCAAACGTAAAAAAGAGCTGATCGAACTGGCGCACACCAACTTTGCCACCGCACGTGCCCTGCGCCCGCAGTCGGTCACCTTCTGTTACCGGCAGGCCATCTTGTGTAAAGAGATCGAAGGCAAACCAAAGACAGCCATCCCTCTTTTTGAACAGGCCATAACCAACTGGGAACAGTACAGCACTGATGAACAGCAGCGCCTGCATCAGCAACGGCCCAAATATGTAAAAAGCCTCTACCATCTGGCCTCCTGCCTGCTTGAAGAAGGCAAGGCCGATCGCAGCCTGCAGTTGCTGAACCAGGTGGAGCGCGAAGATCAGGGACGAAACTTTTTGCATCCCCTGTTTCGTCACTTTGCCTTTGGCAAGGTGCTGTACGCCCTGAACCGGCATAAAGAGGCTCTGGATCACCTGGAAACCGCCGGTCAGATGGCGGATCGCCATCAGCCGACCGATTTTGTGTGGGAGCTGGCGGCCCGGTGTGCGCTGCGTTTGCAGCAGGTTGACAAGGCTGCTGCCTGCATCAACAGGGTACCGGTACAGCGAAGACGGCCCTATGTGCGCTGGACCGAGGCCGACGTGCTTGCCACCCTTGGCAAGACAGCTGAAGCAATGCAGGTGCTGCAGCAGTGCAGCGAACGGGACAGACGCTCGCGGCATGTTGCGCTTATCCGGCTGAGTCGGCTGCACCTGAATATGCACCAGTACCAGCAGGGGCTGGATGCTGCTGAGCAGGCTGTGCGGTTTTGCGAAGAGACCTACGGTAACCCGTCGAAAGAGGCCCAATTCTGGCAGGCGGCCGGTCTGCATCTGCTGGGGAAGAACACAGCGGCACTGCAGATTCTGTGTATGCTGGAAGAGGGACGGTTTCAGTACCCGCATTTTCGGCGGCTCACCGACCTGGTTCGGGCCGCGATATCCACCGCTCCCAGGGCGTAACCGCCGAAAGACATCATCGACCATAGAGAGAGGAAAGGCCATGAATCAGCAGTTGGTTGTTCAGGAGATACACAGTACAGCTGCCGCAAACCACCGGCTGCTGCTTGACCGCATCGGCAAGGCCGGCTTTGATGAGGCAGGGAGGGAATTTGTTGTCCGGGCCTTTGCCGGTGGGGTGTTCTGGGCGGCATGTTCTGCACAGGAGTGCATGGAGCTTGCGATTGTGGCGCAGCAGCATGGCCTGTTTGCCGAGGCCCTGACTGTGTTTCAGTGGCTTAATCAGCAGCAGCCGCAGTTTGCCCGGGGTTGGCAGGCGCATATCGAACTTCTTGACACCCTGGGCAGATCCTCCGAGGCAGCACAGGCAAAGGCGCAGGCACAGCGCTTTGTACCGGTAGACACCGTGGCCTCATGGCAATCCGGTGGCACGACGGTTCCGGCACAGACAGAGGCTGACCGCTTTTTAGACCCCTTTATCGCGTTGCGACGCCAGGAAGAGGATCTGCAAACCTATATGACCCTGTTCCGCGGCCGGGAAGAGGCCTTTGCCCGTCAGTGGGCCGACCGCAATGAAGAAAAGCAGGGGTATGTGCCGGTACAACGGCAGTTACTGCCGGAAGATGTGTGGGACCATATTCAGGGCCGCAAAACTTACGGCATCTATCTGCTGACCAGACCCAGCCGGGTGTGGATCGGGGTGATTGATGTTGACCTGGTGCCACAGCTGCGCGACCGGCAGACGGTACTTGCCCGCAAGGCCGATATCCGGCGGGAATCGGTGTACCTGTACACCCGGCTGCTTGAAAAGGCAACCCATGCCGGGCTGACCTGCATTCCGGAAATAAGCGGCGGCAAGGGGTATCATTTCTGGTTTCCCCTGGCCGGGTCCATACCGGCTGCTGATATGCGCAGAGCTCTGAACGCCCTGATCGGGAACCTGGCAGCAGACCTGCGTTGTTTTGCCCTGGAGATCTTCCCCAAACAGGATCATCTCACCGGCAGGGGATACGGCAACCTGGTGAAACTGCCACTGGGCATCCACCGCGGTACCGGCAGAAAATCCTCTTTTGTCGGTCCCGGTGGACAGACGGTTGCAGAGCAGTTAAGCTGGCTGCGCACTCAACAGCCGGCAGCGCCTGAGCACATGCTGCAGCTGGCCAGAGAACAGCAGAATGCCAAGGTGATGGTTCATCCGCGACAGGCCGCCTGGGCTGCCGAGTATCCGGAGCTGGCCGAACTGGAGCTGCACTGTCCGCTGCTTGGGCAGCTGATGGCCATGGCCCGTGCCGGCAAGGCGCTTTCCATCCGGGAAGAGAAGGTGCTTTTTGCAACCATCGGGCATCTGGAACGGGGACGGCTGCTGCTGCACAGTCTGTTTGCAAAGATGCCGGAGTACAACCGGCCGCTGCTTGACTACAAGATCTCCAAGATCCGGGGAACACCACTGGGATGCAAACGTATTCACAAGATACTGGATCAGCCCGATGCGCATGATCTTCCCTGTCGGTTTGATCAGGGTGGATATCCACACCCTCTTCTGCATCTCAAAAGGTATGCACAACCATCGGCAAAACAGGAAAAGGTGATCAACCTGCAGGATGCGCTGCTCTCATTGAAAACCGCCATCGTCCAGATCGAACGTTTTTTATAGGCAGGCAACCATGCAACATCTGTACGTTATAGAACCCGGCAGTCATCTGCGCAAAGAGGGGGAGACCCTGGTGATCTGCAAAGGAAAACAACGCCTGGACACCATCCCGGCAACCGGGTTGAAGCAGCTGGCCCTGGCCGGTCGCGCTTCGATCAGCGGTGCAGTGCTCGATTTTCTGATCAGGCACAGTATTGACACTGTCTTTATGACCATGGACGGCCGCTTCAGAGCCAGGCTGCTGCTGGACGACTCCAGCCATACGGCTCTGCGGCAGCAGCAGTATCTGCGGTTGCATGAGTCTGCCTACAAACAACAGCTGGCCGCCGTGATTGTCCGTGAAAAACTGGCCAATCAGTCCCGGTTACTGTTGCGTCGTGCCTCCCAGTACGATCAGCCCATGCTGCGCACCGTGGGCGCACAGATCAAGGCATTGCGTCATAAAAGCACCGATGCCGCTGATCTTGATGCGCTGCGTGGTATTGAAGGGTATGGTTCGCGGCTGTACTTCAGTGTCTTTGGCCTGCTGATACGCAACAAAGACTTTTCGTTTAACGGCCGCAATCGCCGCCCACCCCGGGACCCGATCAATGCCCTGCTCTCCTTTGTGTATACCCTGTTCACCAACGAGGTGCTCAATGCCATTAAGAGTGTCGGACTTGACCCCTACTGTGGGGCTCTTCACGAGATAGCGGCGGGACGGCCGTCGTTGGCCTGTGATCTGGTGGAAGAGTGGCGCCCCTTTGCCGAACGGCTGGTACTGGCGCTGGTGAACCGCAAGGTCATCCGACCTGAAGACTTTGTCCATCGAAGTGAACAGGAACAGACAGACGACCTGCTGCCGGTCTCCATGAAACCCAATGCAGCCCGGGCACTGATTGCAGCCTATCATCGCCAGCTGGACGAACAGCTGCTCTATCCGCCGACCGGTCAGCAAACAACGGTGCGCTGGATTATTCACAGCCAGTGCCGGCGTTTTGCCGACATGCTGCAAACAGACGGGATGTATGTTCCCTTTCAGATCTCCAGGTAAAGGCAACCGTTGTACAAGGCTGCAGACCTTGTATCAGGAGCAGAACAGATGGTGTATGTGGTGTGCTTTGATATCAGTGACGACCGTGTCCGTTATCGGGCGGTTAAACTGCTGAAGGGACTGGGTCGGCGGGTGCAGAAGTCGGTCTTTGAATGTACTGATCTCAGCGAACATCAGCTCCTGGTGCTGCAGAACAGGATGGAGGCACTTATTGACCATGGTTCAGATTCGGTGCGCTACTACCGGTTGTGCAAGGCCTGTGTGCAGGAGGTGGAATGGACTGGACAGGGAGAGATGCCCCGACAGGATCGCTTTATGGTGGTATGAGGTACCTTTCGACCGTATCAGAAGTGCAATGCGTATGCAGCGCTGACAGCGCAACTACACCATGCTGTTCAGCACCAGCGATGGGTAGAGGCCGCGAATAAACGATACGGTCTCCTTGCCCAGATGAAGAAAGGCAAGACCGGTGAGGTTGCCGATGTCGTGTGGACGGACATGACAGACCCGCGCCTTAGTGATCACCTTACGTTGACCGAGAAAAAAACCAACCGTCACAACCAGGTCGTCGGGCAGAGCGACCGGCAGACTCACTGCCATGCCTCCCTCGCTCAGGTTACAGATCGGTATGGTGTAGGTCTGCCCTTTGGCAGCTATCCGTGCCGGTACCTCTTTGGCACCAAACAACCGGCCCAGAGCAGAAGAGGATATCCGCAGAGCAACGCGCTTGTCCCTGGCCGCCTCTGAGGTATAGTCCCAATCCACACTGATCCCTTCAAGGGAAGGAATATCATCCCAGCTTTTCTTTTTCATACCGTCGCCCTTCTGCAATAAGACACACCTGGTGGACCGGCACCAGCGCCCTGCTTTACCGGACAGCCATTGTACCCTGTTTTTTTCATTCAGCCAATCACAGGTGAAAATGGGGTACAATAAAACCCAACACCAACCTGCGGTAAAAAAAGCGCTTGCCGACACGCTGCTCGGTTATTATCAGGAAGAGAACACGGCCAACCTTGCAGTTCCCGTCCACGCAGCACCAAGCCGCCACCTTTACCCGGAACCTGGCATGCATCCTCCATACCTGCTGACTGATCTTTACGAACTCACCATGCAGGCCGGCTATCTTGAACACGACATGGCCGGCAAACCTGCGGTGTTTGACCTGTACTTCCGCACCAACCCCTTTGCCGGCGGTTACGCTGTTTTTGCCGGTCTGGAACCGGCGCTGGCCTATCTTAAAGACCTGCGCTGCAGCCCTGCCGAGATCGACTACCTGCAGGGGCTTGGTCTGTTTAACGATCGATTTTTTGACTATCTGCGTTCGTTTCGCTTT
It includes:
- a CDS encoding tetratricopeptide repeat protein is translated as MENTARKIDTHEQAKVVGHIQLDTIKTTQVPLPAQTDTSPTAGSFLTQWTSTADDADTLRREHQRVVTEISLLQAENRWQAIVDLFHPVDDKVPELVAAGMETEIRSKVAFALTRLQRNDEAIQTLQQAIKQEPNSALLHYNLGYAALNELFTAKTERRIIPGKRKKELIELAHTNFATARALRPQSVTFCYRQAILCKEIEGKPKTAIPLFEQAITNWEQYSTDEQQRLHQQRPKYVKSLYHLASCLLEEGKADRSLQLLNQVEREDQGRNFLHPLFRHFAFGKVLYALNRHKEALDHLETAGQMADRHQPTDFVWELAARCALRLQQVDKAAACINRVPVQRRRPYVRWTEADVLATLGKTAEAMQVLQQCSERDRRSRHVALIRLSRLHLNMHQYQQGLDAAEQAVRFCEETYGNPSKEAQFWQAAGLHLLGKNTAALQILCMLEEGRFQYPHFRRLTDLVRAAISTAPRA
- the cas1 gene encoding CRISPR-associated endonuclease Cas1, translated to MQHLYVIEPGSHLRKEGETLVICKGKQRLDTIPATGLKQLALAGRASISGAVLDFLIRHSIDTVFMTMDGRFRARLLLDDSSHTALRQQQYLRLHESAYKQQLAAVIVREKLANQSRLLLRRASQYDQPMLRTVGAQIKALRHKSTDAADLDALRGIEGYGSRLYFSVFGLLIRNKDFSFNGRNRRPPRDPINALLSFVYTLFTNEVLNAIKSVGLDPYCGALHEIAAGRPSLACDLVEEWRPFAERLVLALVNRKVIRPEDFVHRSEQEQTDDLLPVSMKPNAARALIAAYHRQLDEQLLYPPTGQQTTVRWIIHSQCRRFADMLQTDGMYVPFQISR
- a CDS encoding PilZ domain-containing protein, whose amino-acid sequence is MKKKSWDDIPSLEGISVDWDYTSEAARDKRVALRISSSALGRLFGAKEVPARIAAKGQTYTIPICNLSEGGMAVSLPVALPDDLVVTVGFFLGQRKVITKARVCHVRPHDIGNLTGLAFLHLGKETVSFIRGLYPSLVLNSMV
- the cas2 gene encoding CRISPR-associated endonuclease Cas2, translated to MVYVVCFDISDDRVRYRAVKLLKGLGRRVQKSVFECTDLSEHQLLVLQNRMEALIDHGSDSVRYYRLCKACVQEVEWTGQGEMPRQDRFMVV
- the csm3 gene encoding type III-A CRISPR-associated RAMP protein Csm3, translated to MSETRLQLTKKIFIKGQIELLTGMHIGGSSLGLSIGGADKVVVRNPLTNLPYIPGSSLKGKMRSLLEKSHGLIVPKQNDNKEWVGKLCENPDEDIVQLFGFAADVAKSRATYAPTRLTVRDCILVNIDELAESDHTDMYCTEVKTEVSIDRLTSAANPRNFERVPAGARFKLDLVLDIYNVDEDTDDTDATNGDPRARRFVKLLREGLQLIEDDYLGGQGSRGYGQVRFVIDSVSKRTAEDYRNDNMEKTPSQYKGLFSPFTREGSQ
- the csm5 gene encoding type III-A CRISPR-associated RAMP protein Csm5, whose protein sequence is MKQDRSIRETYQLNVQLLTPVHIGCGKNYVQDIDYIKSGQKVSVFDQNKLFAEVAALGETAVNEFTAAVEEQQVHSFLREKKINLNSITLYSFSWSTENRLARMPRDIRRYIRDGLGRPLIPGSSLKGLFRSAILSRLNEENKNREVKKLVEKIKVSSQSKKRSDLNPKYAADPVLHALLGKDAKYNLMRSLTVSDCVLPSNAVQVDEAYVTSLETGATRFKRKKWSMLIEQVRPGECAIGQISFDRFLQEQAQGKAVFNFQTTLNRDWLVQALRQRTSRFLDAERKFLHDKNGDGVKQLQQFYNQLQRQIEQLKDNEAIAQFAWGSGWQGMTGALLAPDDLTRDVRTALQLAKHRLNFPFPKSRRLSGGDEAAKPIGWVKLSFISSENNDPPQEEDPTATVRKSLEKMNIIQNWDQLKRAASDLNKENNEKEDAVAKAFKEAALRVKANYPDKWTPERDSQVKAWLAPAGLTWTDSTTADPVEEEPSGSPNRITEAAFKDYGDWLNRHQDFQINELNQAEATALLTLFKDWNLDNNKSWRKTPAKKEWWQEVRKRIQQLKKTG
- the csm4 gene encoding type III-A CRISPR-associated RAMP protein Csm4; the encoded protein is MNQVYHLNFTTPVHFGLEGIGQEQIDHIVHSDTLWGAIIDKWLLLHADDPEEVCTSTSFNVSSTFPLINGTRFYPVPLGALNKVMDDVALLDAGISPLELKDIKKIRYIEENLFKRILAGEEPILADLTSGSVYPFPFSTKKEQNPTRCFALEIQRPRVMVDQLNGGVQAGAFFYSTDQYFNQNSGLFFVASFTSRAVRDKFEAALRLLGDDGLGADRSVGRGTFTFTVSNWPLTTADNADAHVLLSLYFPTAEEVKDGVLSSPISAYKLTRRSGHTGGHRVSRFRRADCWMLTEGSVLPFAPAGHVPCVLPQSGIIPHNVYRYGRAFCVPFVRRRKQ
- a CDS encoding CRISPR-associated primase-polymerase type A1: MNQQLVVQEIHSTAAANHRLLLDRIGKAGFDEAGREFVVRAFAGGVFWAACSAQECMELAIVAQQHGLFAEALTVFQWLNQQQPQFARGWQAHIELLDTLGRSSEAAQAKAQAQRFVPVDTVASWQSGGTTVPAQTEADRFLDPFIALRRQEEDLQTYMTLFRGREEAFARQWADRNEEKQGYVPVQRQLLPEDVWDHIQGRKTYGIYLLTRPSRVWIGVIDVDLVPQLRDRQTVLARKADIRRESVYLYTRLLEKATHAGLTCIPEISGGKGYHFWFPLAGSIPAADMRRALNALIGNLAADLRCFALEIFPKQDHLTGRGYGNLVKLPLGIHRGTGRKSSFVGPGGQTVAEQLSWLRTQQPAAPEHMLQLAREQQNAKVMVHPRQAAWAAEYPELAELELHCPLLGQLMAMARAGKALSIREEKVLFATIGHLERGRLLLHSLFAKMPEYNRPLLDYKISKIRGTPLGCKRIHKILDQPDAHDLPCRFDQGGYPHPLLHLKRYAQPSAKQEKVINLQDALLSLKTAIVQIERFL
- the csm2 gene encoding type III-A CRISPR-associated protein Csm2 → MNQQNVRQWVNHGPDLGLLKMTEQLGSELAKGSGGKLTTSQIRQVFTKLKAIEAKGFDLSEQRLAFMMLKPFLAYASGRDSRNEALKTFKNTMTWGIDAVLEGDSETETQRFNHFCKLFEAVLAYHRAHGGK